Genomic DNA from Myxococcus guangdongensis:
CAGCAGTGCCCGGGCGGCGAGCACGGAGACCCGAGCGTCCGTGCCGTGGAGGTCGCCGTAGAAGGAGAGCAGCGTGGAGGGCTCCACCACGCGCACACCGCCGCGCGCCTCCACCGAGGGCACGTGGCGCACGAAGACATCGAGGACGACCTTGCCGCCGTCGTCGTGCCGCGCGTAGCGGTAGAAGTGGGTGCTGGTGGCGTCGAAGCGGGTCCAGACGCGGTGGTAGCCGCGCGCGGTGAGGACGGGGAGGAGCTCCGGGAAGCGCGCCGGCTCCACGAAGAGGTCCACGTCCTTGTGGTCATGGAACCGCTTCAGCTCGTTCCCATCGTGAGGTGGGGCCATGAAGTGCCAGGCCCAGCCACCGGACACCGTCACCCACGGCGACAGCGCGAGCACCTCCGCCTCGCCCACGCGCAGCCGCTCGGTGTTCCACCGCTCCTCCACCCGCTTCGGATTGCGTGGGTCGCCCATGGCGTGAGTCCTCCGTGCGCCGCCCGGACGGGAGCGGAGCGGGAGGGCTGACTCACATGCCCGCGATGCCGCCGATGCCGGGCTTGAAGCGGTAGATGAAGTACGGCGCGTTCTTGGCGATGTGCGCCTTGGACTGGAGCATGTGGTGGGGGATGGCGCTGTCGGCCACGTAGAGCCAGCCGTCCGGCCCGTGGTTGAGCGCGTCCGCCCAGCGCAGGCGCGGGGACTTCACCAGCGTCTGCAGCCGCCCGTCCGGGCTCATGCGCAGCACCGCGCCGTGCTCCACGTCCGTCACCAGCACGTTGCCCTCGGTGTCCGCGCTGAGCCCGTCGTTGAGCGGCTTGCGACCCACGGCCTGCAGCCGCGTGCCCAGGGCCTCGTCATCGAGCGCACGGTCCCTCAAGTCCGCGGTGCGCACGCGATACATCGTGTCGTGGTTCATCGCGCCGAACCACAACCACTCGTCGCTCGGGTCCAGCGCGATGCCGTCCACGCCGCACTTGAGCGCGGCCAGCCCCCCGAAGAACTCCATGTCCTTGATGGGGTTGCGGATGATGAAGTCCTGGGGGAACACGGCGTCGTGCTTCTCCAGCACGCGGCGCGACTCCTTCGTCGCCACGTCGTGGATGATGAGCGCCGGGGAGCGCCGCCAGAAGCCCACGTCCGCGATGAACACCGTCTCCCCGCGCGCGTCCACGCGCAGGTCCTGGAGGAACGAGCCCGGCGGAGCGACTTGCGGCGGCACGTCGTACTCGTGCGCCAGGTGCCCGGTGGCCAGCTCGAACGCGAGCAACCGGGGCACGCCGAGCCCGTGGTTGCCGTGGTCGATGGTCCACAGCCAGCCGCGCCGGTCGATGGTGATGCCGAGCACCGTGTCGAACAGCCGCGCCTGCACCGCCTCCGAGGGGAACGGCACCGCCTTGCCATCCACCCACTCGAACAGCTTCGCGCCCTGGGGCCGGCTCTCCGGATGAATCGTGTAGAAGACGCGGCCCGTGGAGGACACCGCCACGTTGCCGATGGGCTCGGGGCTGCGCACCACCTCCTCCAGCGCGCTGTCCGGCAGGAGGGGCATGCCGGTGACATCCGGGTACGGTTCACCTCCTCCGTAGCGCAGCCGCACGCCGACCAGCGCGAGCGCCACCAACCCCACCACGGCGATGACGGCCTTGAGCCCCCGGGCGACGAGCGCGCGGGGTGCGGGTGACGACGAGGGAGCGGAGACGGTCGGAGGGGACATGCGCGGGATTGGGGAGAGGAACACCCACCAGACGTGGTGAGTCATCACTCTCCCTCAATACGGAGGTCGACGACGAGTGGTTCTCTTCGCCGTCAGTCCCTGCGCCCCAGCGTCCGGTCCAGGTTGTAGGCGGCGCTGATGAGCGACAGGTGGGTGAGCGCCTGTGGGAAGTTGCCGAGCGACTCGCCCCCCATGCCCGTCTGCTCCGCGTACAGCCCCACGTGGTTGGCGTAGCCGAGCATCCGCTCGAACATCAGCCGCGCCTCCTCCAACAGGTCCGGCCGCGCCGAGTGCGCCCGCGTCATCGCCTCCACCAGCCAGAAGCTGCACAGGTTGAACGTCCCCTCGCTGCCGGGGATGCCGTCCAGCGTCGCCTCCACGTCGTAGCGGTACACCAACCCGTCCGACGTCAGGCCTCCTCGAGACGGCGGCTGACGCAGGTGGTCCAGCATGGACAACATCCTCGGGTCCACCGGCGACAGGAAGAAGACCAGCGGCATCAAGAGATTGGCCGCGTCCAGCGTGTCCTTCCCATAGGCCTGGATGAAGGAGCCGCGCTTCTCGCTCCAGCCCTGGGCCATGATGTCCTCGAAGATGGCGTCGCGCGTCGCGAGCCACCGCGCCCGGTCCGCCGGGAAGCTGCGCTTGTCCGCCAGCCGGATGGCCCGGTCCAACGCCACCCAGCACATCAGCTTCGAGTACACGAAGTGCCGCCGGCCCCCGCGTATCTCCCAGATGCCCTCGTCCGGTTGGTTCCAGTGCTCGCACACCCAATCCACCAGCCGGCGCAGGTGCTTCCAGAAGTCGTAGGAGATGGGCGCCGCGTACTTGTTGGACAGGTACACCGAGTCCATCAGCTCGCCGTAGATGTCGAGCTGCAGCTGGTCCGCCGCCGCGTTGCCGATGCGCACCGGCTTCGCGCCGCCGTAGCCCTCCAGGTGCGACAGCTCCTCCTCCGCGGGCACCGGGCTGCCGTCCAGCGCGAACATCAGCGGCAGAGGCCCGTCCCCGTGCTCCGCGCACCGCGCCTCCACCCACCGCATGAAGGCCGCCGCCTCCTTCTTGAAGCCAATGCGCAGGAACGCGTAGACGGTGAAGGCCGCGTCGCGCAGCCAGCAGAAACGGTAATCCCAGTTGCGACTGCCACCGGGTGACTCGGGGAGGCTGCACGTGGGCGCCGCGACGATGGCCCCTGTCGGCTCGAAGGTCATCAGCTTGAGCGCCAGCGCCGAGCGCTGCACCGTCTCCCGCCAGCGGCCCGTGTACTGACAGCTGGACAGCCAGTGGCGCCAGTAGTCCACCGTGTCGCGGAACAGCGTCTCCGCGGACTCGTGGTCGTGCACCAGGTCCTCGCACGACTTGCGCAGGCCCTCGCGCAGCGAGAACACGGCGGACTGGTTCTCCTTGAGCTTGAAGCGCGCGATGACACCCCGCTCCCCGCGCTCGAGCTTCACCGAGGACGACAGCGTCATCTGCAGCGTGCTCGACTCGAAGGCGGCCCCGCCGTCGATGAGGTGCGTCTGGTGGGTGTCCCGGGCGTAGTTGAAGGCCGGGAAGCACTCCATCTCGAACGACAGCTCACCGCGCACCACGCGCACGCGGCGGATGACCTCGCGCACCTGCTTGGTGCCCTTGCGCTCCATGGGCATGAAGTCGACCAGCTCCCCCACGCCGTCGGTCGTGTAGAAGCGCGTCACCAGCACGTTGGTGTCCGGCCAGTAGAACTGCTTGCGCAGCACGCCGTCCTTCTCGGGGCGGATGCTCCAGTGGCCGCCCTTCACCGGGTCCAGCAGCGACGCGAAGATGCTGGGGCTGTCGAAGTGCGGATAGCACAGCCAGTCGATGGTGCCCTCGTTCCCAATCAACGCCACCGTGCGCAAGTCACCGATGACGCCATGGTCCTCGATGGGGACCGAGTCCCCCGCCACCGCCTCTCTTCCCACCCCCATGCGCACCTCGCTTCAACGGAAGGAAATGACGTTCTTGATGCCGCCCGACACCTTGCCCTTCACCACGTCGACGAAGGCCTCGGGAGGATGGCGCCCGGTGAGCAGCCGCTCCACCACGCCGGGCCACGTCGCCCGGAAGTGGCTCAGGTCCTCGAGCGCCATGTCGAAGTCGAGCGCCGCCGCGTTCACCGTGCCGGACACCACCTGGTTGTGCAGCACCAGCTGCTTGAGCAGCGCGGCCCCATCCAGCGTCAGCTCCT
This window encodes:
- a CDS encoding L-dopachrome tautomerase-related protein; the protein is MSPPTVSAPSSSPAPRALVARGLKAVIAVVGLVALALVGVRLRYGGGEPYPDVTGMPLLPDSALEEVVRSPEPIGNVAVSSTGRVFYTIHPESRPQGAKLFEWVDGKAVPFPSEAVQARLFDTVLGITIDRRGWLWTIDHGNHGLGVPRLLAFELATGHLAHEYDVPPQVAPPGSFLQDLRVDARGETVFIADVGFWRRSPALIIHDVATKESRRVLEKHDAVFPQDFIIRNPIKDMEFFGGLAALKCGVDGIALDPSDEWLWFGAMNHDTMYRVRTADLRDRALDDEALGTRLQAVGRKPLNDGLSADTEGNVLVTDVEHGAVLRMSPDGRLQTLVKSPRLRWADALNHGPDGWLYVADSAIPHHMLQSKAHIAKNAPYFIYRFKPGIGGIAGM
- a CDS encoding glycoside hydrolase family 15 protein, whose product is MGVGREAVAGDSVPIEDHGVIGDLRTVALIGNEGTIDWLCYPHFDSPSIFASLLDPVKGGHWSIRPEKDGVLRKQFYWPDTNVLVTRFYTTDGVGELVDFMPMERKGTKQVREVIRRVRVVRGELSFEMECFPAFNYARDTHQTHLIDGGAAFESSTLQMTLSSSVKLERGERGVIARFKLKENQSAVFSLREGLRKSCEDLVHDHESAETLFRDTVDYWRHWLSSCQYTGRWRETVQRSALALKLMTFEPTGAIVAAPTCSLPESPGGSRNWDYRFCWLRDAAFTVYAFLRIGFKKEAAAFMRWVEARCAEHGDGPLPLMFALDGSPVPAEEELSHLEGYGGAKPVRIGNAAADQLQLDIYGELMDSVYLSNKYAAPISYDFWKHLRRLVDWVCEHWNQPDEGIWEIRGGRRHFVYSKLMCWVALDRAIRLADKRSFPADRARWLATRDAIFEDIMAQGWSEKRGSFIQAYGKDTLDAANLLMPLVFFLSPVDPRMLSMLDHLRQPPSRGGLTSDGLVYRYDVEATLDGIPGSEGTFNLCSFWLVEAMTRAHSARPDLLEEARLMFERMLGYANHVGLYAEQTGMGGESLGNFPQALTHLSLISAAYNLDRTLGRRD